In a single window of the Raphanus sativus cultivar WK10039 chromosome 9, ASM80110v3, whole genome shotgun sequence genome:
- the LOC108828204 gene encoding uncharacterized protein LOC108828204 isoform X2: MTDQSSVDGILEFLKRNRFSKAEEALRNELNNNNNPSDLNGFLQNLNLVDKDSKPKSAGQVSKDLIVKDIGTDGSVIKWENGEKPCKKGISREMSFTFSENSGDAAPPDAPSCKFTASGKGTLDPYRSTDDTSGSSLVDSFALEQSSRGIDKKIVETGEDIVFFGNKTTSWSGNATSKGKGNSGSKVNEIDRLVESFGKHENYMGSTRLRTEGVADTITSENLKECSVKTHSQSSRGDASTSYSQGTSSDKREGKKKAGDVNDVRAAIKEQESEVGRALFFGKTQSTFDDKNVSSLGFPLVYDTRKEEFPRLPPVKLKSDDNPLSLYCEEKFERDGSSSRPINDGEALLIGSYLDVPIGQEISSSGGNWLSVSQGIAEDVDASDLVSGFATIGDGLSESVDYRNEYWDSDEYEDDDDIGYVRQPIEDETWFLSHEIDYPSDHEKGTTRGSPDHHGRDATKDEDDQSYAEEASYISGEQYPLAKVVEPISSENDRRLTVSEIYPASKKDDLISQYIGELVDEEVLDSMRGEPVWRGFEAQRGVNVVHRKSRLDDVCLEDDQHDSVRSIGVGINSDAADFGSEVRESLAGGSSEGDFEYPRDHDAVASSSRFKQLYSESEKKHIDVPNKNKQKGSKNDGSDYIVDKDSGESFHVKTQTVTRDKNAAERLSASTATDDMVATWRRKSSDTSSSSSVKEDNATSLKSRNSTSPSSLSNYGCEERKRADKEDDGSEESEDDNATALDDEEAVAVQEQVRQIKAQEEEFETFNLKIVHRKNRTGFEEEKNFHVVLNSVIAGRYHVTEYLGSAAFSKAIQAHDLQTGMDVCIKIIKNNKDFFDQSLDEIKLLKYVNKHDPADKHHLLRLYDYFYYREHLLIVCELLKANLYEFHKFNRESGGEVYFTMPRLQSITIQCLEALQFLHGLGLIHCDLKPENILVKSYSRCEIKVIDLGSSCFETDHLCSYVQSRSYRAPEVILGLPYDKKIDVWSLGCILAELCTGNVLFQNDSPASLLARVMGIIGSIDHEMLRKGRDSHKYFTKNRMLYERNQESSRLEYLIPKRTSLRHRLPMGDKGFTDFVAHLLEINPKKRPSASEALKHPWLSYPYEPISA; the protein is encoded by the exons ATGACGGACCAAAGCTCTGTTGATGGGATTCTAGAGTTTCTCAAGAGAAATCGTTTCTCTAAAGCAGAGGAAGCTCTGCgtaatgagctcaacaacaacaacaaccctTCTGACTTAAATGGATTTCTTCAAAATCTTAACTTGGTGGACAAAGATTCCAAACCAAAGTCTGCTGGTCAAGTCTCCAAGGATCTTATTGTAAAGGATATTGGCACGGATGGGTCTGTTATCAAATGGGAGAATGGTGAGAAACCTTGCAAGAAGGGTATATCAAGGGAGATGAGCTTCACATTCTCTGAAAATTCAGGTGATGCTGCGCCTCCTGATGCGCCTTCCTGTAAATTTACTGCTTCAGGTAAGGGTACCTTAGACCCTTACCGAAGCACTGATGACACTAGTGGTAGCAGTTTGGTGGATTCATTTGCATTGGAACAGTCGAGCCGTGGTATCGATAAGAAAATAGTGGAAACTGGTGAAGATATCGTCTTCTTTGGCAACAAGACTACTTCATGGTCTGGAAATGCTACTAGTAAAGGGAAAGGGAACTCCGGATCCAAAGTGAATGAGATTGATAGGCTAGTTGAAAGTTTTGGGAAGCATGAGAATTATATGGGCAGCACACGCTTAAGAACTGAAGGTGTCGCAGATACTATAACCTCGGAGAACTTGAAAGAGTGTTCTGTGAAGACTCATTCTCAATCTTCGAGAGGCGATGCCTCAACCAGTTACAGTCAGGGTACCAGCTCGGATAAAAGAGAGGGAAAGAAAAAGGCAGGAGATGTTAATGATGTGAGGGCGGCGATCAAGGAGCAGGAGAGTGAGGTGGGAAGAGCTTTGTTCTTTGGTAAAACTCAATCTACTTTTGATGACAAGAACGTAAGCAGCTTGGGTTTCCCGCTTGTCTATGATACAAGGAAGGAAGAGTTTCCTAGGCTGCCTCCTGTTAAGCTTAAATCTGATGACAACCCTCTTAGTCTTTACTGTGAAGAGAAATTTGAGCGTGATGGTTCAAGTTCAAGGCCAATCAATGATGGAGAGGCTCTTCTCATAGGTTCATACCTTGATGTTCCCATTGGTCAAGAAATCAGCTCATCAG GGGGGAACTGGCTTTCAGTAAGCCAGGGAATAGCAGAGGATGTAGATGCGTCAGATCTTGTTTCTGGATTCGCTACCATCGGtgacggtttgagtgaatctGTTGATTACCGTAATGAGTACTGGGACTCTGATGAGTATGAGGATGATGACGACATTGGTTATGTCAGACAACCTATTGAGGATGAAACATGGTTTCTTTCCCATGAAATTGATTATCCAAGTGATCATGAGAAAGGAACCACCCGAGGGAGTCCTGATCACCACGGAAGAGATGCAACCAAAGACGAGGATGATCAGTCTTATGCAGAGGAGGCTTCTTATATATCCGGTGAACAGTATCCTCTAGCAAAAGTTGTTGAACCTATTTCTTCGGAAAATGACCGGAGACTTACCGTCTCAGAAATCTATCCGGCTAGCAAGAAAGATGATCTGATATCACAGTATATTGGGGAACTGGTGGATGAGGAAGTGCTGGATTCGATGCGTGGTGAGCCTGTTTGGCGGGGCTTTGAAGCTCAGAGAGGCGTAAATGTTGTTCATCGAAAGTCTCGTCTTGATGATGTTTGCCTGGAAGATGATCAGCATGATTCAGTCAGGTCGATTGGTGTGGGTATTAATAGTGATGCAGCTGATTTCGGCAGTGAAGTGCGTGAAAGTTTGGCTGGAGGGAGCAGTGAGGGAGATTTTGAGTATCCTCGTGACCATGATGCTGTAGCATCATCATCCAGGTTTAAACAGCTTTACTCTGAGTCAGAGAAGAAACATATTGATGTACCAAACAAGAACAAACAGAAAGGAAGTAAGAACGATGGTTCAGATTACATTGTAGATAAGGACTCAGGAGAAAGTTTCCATGTGAAGACTCAAACGGTAACTAGAGATAAGAACGCGGCAGAACGTTTGAGTGCTTCAACAGCTACTGATGATATGGTTGCTACTTGGAGAAGGAAAAGTAGTGATACGTCAAGTTCTTCTTCGGTGAAAGAAGATAATGCAACGTCCCTAAAATCTAGAAACTCAACATCTCCCTCGTCTCTGTCGAATTATGGTTGCGAAGAAAGAAAGCGTGCTGATAAAGAAGATGATGGTAGTGAAGAAAGTGAAGATGACAATGCGACAGCACTCGATGACGAAGAGGCAGTGGCTGTACAAGAGCAAGTCAGACAGATTAAGGCCCAAGAGGAGGAGTTTGAAACCTTTAACCTCAAGATCGTTCATAGAAAAAACAG AACTGGTTTTGAAGAGGAAAAGAACTTTCACGTGGTTCTAAACTCGGTCATTGCTGGGCGTTACCATGTCACGGAGTACCTTGGATCAGCAGCCTTCAGTAAAGCCATACAAGCGCATGACTTACAGACAGGAATGGACgtttgtataaaaattataaagaacaACAAAGACTTCTTTGACCAGAGTCTTGATGAGATAAAGCTTTTGAAGTATGTCAATAAGCATGACCCTGCTGACAAACACCATCTTCTCCGGCTGTATGATTACTTTTATTACCGG gagcATTTGCTAATTGTATGTGAACTTCTAAAGGCTAATCTATACGAATTCCACAAATTTAACAGAGAATCAGGTGGTGAAGTTTATTTCACAATGCCAAGATTGCAG TCAATCACTATCCAATGCCTTGAAGCACTTCAGTTTCTACATGGACTAGGACTTATACACTGTGATTTGAAGCCTGAGAACATATTGGTGAAAAGTTACAGCAGATGTGAAATAAAAGTCATTGACCTTGGAAGCAGCTGTTTCGAGACGGATCACCTATGCTCCTATGTCCAGTCAAGGTCATATAGAGCACCAGAAGTCATTTTGGGACTTCCTTATGATAAAAAGATAGACGTTTGGTCTCTTGGGTGCATTTTGGCTGAACTATGTACAGGCAAT GTTCTTTTCCAGAATGATTCTCCAGCCAGTTTGCTTGCAAGGGTTATGGGAATCATAGGATCTATCGATCATGAAATGCTTAGGAAAGGACGTGATTCCCACAAATACTTTACGAAAAACCGAATGCTATACGAGAGGAACCAG GAAAGCAGCAGATTAGAGTACCTGATACCTAAAAGAACATCATTGAGACATCGGCTACCAATGGGTGACAAGGGATTTACAGACTTTGTGGCTCATCTTCTTGAGATAAACCCAAAGAAGCGTCCTTCTGCCTCAGAGGCTCTCAAGCATCCTTGGCTTTCATACCCGTACGAGCCAATCTCGGCTTAA
- the LOC108828204 gene encoding uncharacterized protein LOC108828204 isoform X1 — protein sequence MTDQSSVDGILEFLKRNRFSKAEEALRNELNNNNNPSDLNGFLQNLNLVDKDSKPKSAGQVSKDLIVKDIGTDGSVIKWENGEKPCKKGISREMSFTFSENSGDAAPPDAPSCKFTASGKGTLDPYRSTDDTSGSSLVDSFALEQSSRGIDKKIVETGEDIVFFGNKTTSWSGNATSKGKGNSGSKVNEIDRLVESFGKHENYMGSTRLRTEGVADTITSENLKECSVKTHSQSSRGDASTSYSQGTSSDKREGKKKAGDVNDVRAAIKEQESEVGRALFFGKTQSTFDDKNVSSLGFPLVYDTRKEEFPRLPPVKLKSDDNPLSLYCEEKFERDGSSSRPINDGEALLIGSYLDVPIGQEISSSGGKKSAGGNWLSVSQGIAEDVDASDLVSGFATIGDGLSESVDYRNEYWDSDEYEDDDDIGYVRQPIEDETWFLSHEIDYPSDHEKGTTRGSPDHHGRDATKDEDDQSYAEEASYISGEQYPLAKVVEPISSENDRRLTVSEIYPASKKDDLISQYIGELVDEEVLDSMRGEPVWRGFEAQRGVNVVHRKSRLDDVCLEDDQHDSVRSIGVGINSDAADFGSEVRESLAGGSSEGDFEYPRDHDAVASSSRFKQLYSESEKKHIDVPNKNKQKGSKNDGSDYIVDKDSGESFHVKTQTVTRDKNAAERLSASTATDDMVATWRRKSSDTSSSSSVKEDNATSLKSRNSTSPSSLSNYGCEERKRADKEDDGSEESEDDNATALDDEEAVAVQEQVRQIKAQEEEFETFNLKIVHRKNRTGFEEEKNFHVVLNSVIAGRYHVTEYLGSAAFSKAIQAHDLQTGMDVCIKIIKNNKDFFDQSLDEIKLLKYVNKHDPADKHHLLRLYDYFYYREHLLIVCELLKANLYEFHKFNRESGGEVYFTMPRLQSITIQCLEALQFLHGLGLIHCDLKPENILVKSYSRCEIKVIDLGSSCFETDHLCSYVQSRSYRAPEVILGLPYDKKIDVWSLGCILAELCTGNVLFQNDSPASLLARVMGIIGSIDHEMLRKGRDSHKYFTKNRMLYERNQESSRLEYLIPKRTSLRHRLPMGDKGFTDFVAHLLEINPKKRPSASEALKHPWLSYPYEPISA from the exons ATGACGGACCAAAGCTCTGTTGATGGGATTCTAGAGTTTCTCAAGAGAAATCGTTTCTCTAAAGCAGAGGAAGCTCTGCgtaatgagctcaacaacaacaacaaccctTCTGACTTAAATGGATTTCTTCAAAATCTTAACTTGGTGGACAAAGATTCCAAACCAAAGTCTGCTGGTCAAGTCTCCAAGGATCTTATTGTAAAGGATATTGGCACGGATGGGTCTGTTATCAAATGGGAGAATGGTGAGAAACCTTGCAAGAAGGGTATATCAAGGGAGATGAGCTTCACATTCTCTGAAAATTCAGGTGATGCTGCGCCTCCTGATGCGCCTTCCTGTAAATTTACTGCTTCAGGTAAGGGTACCTTAGACCCTTACCGAAGCACTGATGACACTAGTGGTAGCAGTTTGGTGGATTCATTTGCATTGGAACAGTCGAGCCGTGGTATCGATAAGAAAATAGTGGAAACTGGTGAAGATATCGTCTTCTTTGGCAACAAGACTACTTCATGGTCTGGAAATGCTACTAGTAAAGGGAAAGGGAACTCCGGATCCAAAGTGAATGAGATTGATAGGCTAGTTGAAAGTTTTGGGAAGCATGAGAATTATATGGGCAGCACACGCTTAAGAACTGAAGGTGTCGCAGATACTATAACCTCGGAGAACTTGAAAGAGTGTTCTGTGAAGACTCATTCTCAATCTTCGAGAGGCGATGCCTCAACCAGTTACAGTCAGGGTACCAGCTCGGATAAAAGAGAGGGAAAGAAAAAGGCAGGAGATGTTAATGATGTGAGGGCGGCGATCAAGGAGCAGGAGAGTGAGGTGGGAAGAGCTTTGTTCTTTGGTAAAACTCAATCTACTTTTGATGACAAGAACGTAAGCAGCTTGGGTTTCCCGCTTGTCTATGATACAAGGAAGGAAGAGTTTCCTAGGCTGCCTCCTGTTAAGCTTAAATCTGATGACAACCCTCTTAGTCTTTACTGTGAAGAGAAATTTGAGCGTGATGGTTCAAGTTCAAGGCCAATCAATGATGGAGAGGCTCTTCTCATAGGTTCATACCTTGATGTTCCCATTGGTCAAGAAATCAGCTCATCAG GTGGAAAAAAATCTGCAGGGGGGAACTGGCTTTCAGTAAGCCAGGGAATAGCAGAGGATGTAGATGCGTCAGATCTTGTTTCTGGATTCGCTACCATCGGtgacggtttgagtgaatctGTTGATTACCGTAATGAGTACTGGGACTCTGATGAGTATGAGGATGATGACGACATTGGTTATGTCAGACAACCTATTGAGGATGAAACATGGTTTCTTTCCCATGAAATTGATTATCCAAGTGATCATGAGAAAGGAACCACCCGAGGGAGTCCTGATCACCACGGAAGAGATGCAACCAAAGACGAGGATGATCAGTCTTATGCAGAGGAGGCTTCTTATATATCCGGTGAACAGTATCCTCTAGCAAAAGTTGTTGAACCTATTTCTTCGGAAAATGACCGGAGACTTACCGTCTCAGAAATCTATCCGGCTAGCAAGAAAGATGATCTGATATCACAGTATATTGGGGAACTGGTGGATGAGGAAGTGCTGGATTCGATGCGTGGTGAGCCTGTTTGGCGGGGCTTTGAAGCTCAGAGAGGCGTAAATGTTGTTCATCGAAAGTCTCGTCTTGATGATGTTTGCCTGGAAGATGATCAGCATGATTCAGTCAGGTCGATTGGTGTGGGTATTAATAGTGATGCAGCTGATTTCGGCAGTGAAGTGCGTGAAAGTTTGGCTGGAGGGAGCAGTGAGGGAGATTTTGAGTATCCTCGTGACCATGATGCTGTAGCATCATCATCCAGGTTTAAACAGCTTTACTCTGAGTCAGAGAAGAAACATATTGATGTACCAAACAAGAACAAACAGAAAGGAAGTAAGAACGATGGTTCAGATTACATTGTAGATAAGGACTCAGGAGAAAGTTTCCATGTGAAGACTCAAACGGTAACTAGAGATAAGAACGCGGCAGAACGTTTGAGTGCTTCAACAGCTACTGATGATATGGTTGCTACTTGGAGAAGGAAAAGTAGTGATACGTCAAGTTCTTCTTCGGTGAAAGAAGATAATGCAACGTCCCTAAAATCTAGAAACTCAACATCTCCCTCGTCTCTGTCGAATTATGGTTGCGAAGAAAGAAAGCGTGCTGATAAAGAAGATGATGGTAGTGAAGAAAGTGAAGATGACAATGCGACAGCACTCGATGACGAAGAGGCAGTGGCTGTACAAGAGCAAGTCAGACAGATTAAGGCCCAAGAGGAGGAGTTTGAAACCTTTAACCTCAAGATCGTTCATAGAAAAAACAG AACTGGTTTTGAAGAGGAAAAGAACTTTCACGTGGTTCTAAACTCGGTCATTGCTGGGCGTTACCATGTCACGGAGTACCTTGGATCAGCAGCCTTCAGTAAAGCCATACAAGCGCATGACTTACAGACAGGAATGGACgtttgtataaaaattataaagaacaACAAAGACTTCTTTGACCAGAGTCTTGATGAGATAAAGCTTTTGAAGTATGTCAATAAGCATGACCCTGCTGACAAACACCATCTTCTCCGGCTGTATGATTACTTTTATTACCGG gagcATTTGCTAATTGTATGTGAACTTCTAAAGGCTAATCTATACGAATTCCACAAATTTAACAGAGAATCAGGTGGTGAAGTTTATTTCACAATGCCAAGATTGCAG TCAATCACTATCCAATGCCTTGAAGCACTTCAGTTTCTACATGGACTAGGACTTATACACTGTGATTTGAAGCCTGAGAACATATTGGTGAAAAGTTACAGCAGATGTGAAATAAAAGTCATTGACCTTGGAAGCAGCTGTTTCGAGACGGATCACCTATGCTCCTATGTCCAGTCAAGGTCATATAGAGCACCAGAAGTCATTTTGGGACTTCCTTATGATAAAAAGATAGACGTTTGGTCTCTTGGGTGCATTTTGGCTGAACTATGTACAGGCAAT GTTCTTTTCCAGAATGATTCTCCAGCCAGTTTGCTTGCAAGGGTTATGGGAATCATAGGATCTATCGATCATGAAATGCTTAGGAAAGGACGTGATTCCCACAAATACTTTACGAAAAACCGAATGCTATACGAGAGGAACCAG GAAAGCAGCAGATTAGAGTACCTGATACCTAAAAGAACATCATTGAGACATCGGCTACCAATGGGTGACAAGGGATTTACAGACTTTGTGGCTCATCTTCTTGAGATAAACCCAAAGAAGCGTCCTTCTGCCTCAGAGGCTCTCAAGCATCCTTGGCTTTCATACCCGTACGAGCCAATCTCGGCTTAA